A single region of the Gossypium arboreum isolate Shixiya-1 chromosome 12, ASM2569848v2, whole genome shotgun sequence genome encodes:
- the LOC108479529 gene encoding uncharacterized protein LOC108479529 isoform X3: MDRKLVVLGIPWEVDTEGLREYMSNYGDLEDCIVMKERSTGRSRGFGYVTFASANDAKCVLSGEHILGERFLEVKIATPKEEMKSPVKKVTRIFVARIPLSVDESTFQRHFEEYGEITDLYMPKDQVSKAHRGFGFITFASAGSVENLMADTHELGGATVVVDRATPKEDDFKPINRMSQGGYGAYNAYISAATRYAAVGAPTLYDHPGPVYGRGESSRGMGKKIFVGRLPQEANVDDLRHYFGRFGRILDVYVPKDPKRSGHRGFGFVTFAEDGVADRVSHRSHEICGQQVAIDSATPVDDVGPSFMMNPVGPFRGFGGPMRSYGRMYGGLHFDDWSYAMGGARPSRADWRYRPY, translated from the exons ATGGACCGGAAGCTTGTG GTTTTGGGAATCCCGTGGGAAGTGGATACTGAAGGTTTGAGGGAATATATGAGTAATTATGGTGATTTGGAGGATTGCATTGTCATGAAG GAGCGATCCACAGGCCGATCTCGTGGCTTTGGTTATGTAACATTTGCATCGGCTAATGATGCTAAG TGTGTGCTATCAGGAGAGCATATTCTTGGGGAGAGATTTCTGGAAGTTAAAATAGCTACTCCAAAG GAGGAGATGAAATCACCAGTGAAGAAAGTAACCAGGATATTTGTGGCCAGAATTCCACTATCAGTGGATGAATCAACCTTTCAGAG ACATTTTGAGGAGTATGGTGAGATAACTGATTTATATATGCCAAAG GATCAAGTCTCAAAAGCGCACCGTGGATTTGGCTTTATCACTTTTGCTAGCGCAG GTTCTGTGGAGAATCTGATGGCTGATACACATGAACTAGGAGGTGCTACTGTAGTAGTTGATCGAGCAACACCCAAG GAAGATGAtttcaagcctataaatagaatGTCACAGGGGGGATATGGTGCATATAATGCTTACATTTCTGCTGCAACTAGATATGCTGCAGTTGGTGCTCCTACCTTGTATGACCATCCTGGCCCAGTGTATGGAA GAGGGGAGTCTAGTCGAGGGATGGGCAAAAAGATATTTGTTGGCAGGCTCCCTCAGGAGGCTAATGTTGATGATCTACGCCACTATTTTGGTAGATTTGGTCGTATACTAGACGTTTATGTTCCTAAG GACCCCAAGAGATCTGGCCACAGAGGTTTTGGTTTTGTAACATTTGCTGAAGATGGAGTTGCAGACAGAGTATCTCATAGGTCTCATGAGATTTGTGGACAACAG GTTGCAATAGATTCAGCAACACCTGTTGATGATGTTGGCCCTAGTTTCATGATGAATCCTGTTGGACCATTTAGAGGTTTTGGTGGTCCAATGCGCTCCTATGGTAGGATGTACGGAGGCCTGCATTTTGATGAT TGGAGTTATGCAATGGGGGGTGCAAGGCCGTCGAGAGCAGATTGGCGGTACCGGCCATACTAA
- the LOC108479528 gene encoding uncharacterized protein LOC108479528, which yields MKKGSVSLSHLGTFPSPGGSDYRDNGAVVSQKGWSSERVPRSANSNGSSRRHISASSLTPFYSGRTLPSKWEDAERWICSPVLGYGVSKNVNYHLQRRPKSKSGPIVPPGIAFYSNCSPSMNLLDGGGSGTVRNLMAGSPFSTGVLMADGVSVHYLGCRAAAAAGDVDGDQSCMVQSDSNVARSAIIPGWSSDLVSESSLPSSQDEKLDEIKDAEMMLCRVASRRDMATQMSPDNSSSHSSTRARSSFGHSPPPILPLPAVDNNDHPSKLDVREVQIDKRATVTNRSKRHGSRRIKKGERDFEGFYRNSAPTSALSLDISEAATSISKLQREEAKISAWENLQRAKAEAAIRKLEMKLEKKRSASMDKILRKLRTAQVKAQEMRSSISGKEDEQIPKTSPKFTFFHIRMSFLSSCFTCHGF from the exons ATGAAGAAAGGGTCTGTTTCTTTGAGCCATCTGGGTACTTTTCCAAGCCCAGGAGGTTCAGATTACCGTGATAATGGGGCGGTGGTGAGTCAAAAAGGTTGGAGTTCAGAGCGAGTGCCGCGTTCAGCTAACAGCAATGGCAGTAGCAGAAGACATATCAGTGCTTCATCTTTGACACCTTTTTACAGTGGAAGAACTTTGCCTTCCAAATGGGAAGATGCTGAGAGGTGGATTTGTAGCCCTGTTTTGGGTTATGGTGTTAGCAAGAACGTAAACTATCATCTCCAGAGGCGGCCAAAGTCTAAAAGTGGGCCGATTGTGCCCCCTGGGATTGCTTTCTACTCCAATTGCTCGCCTTCCATGAACTTGCTTGATGGTGGAGGAAGTGGGACTGTGAGGAATTTGATGGCAGGGTCTCCATTTTCAACTGGGGTTTTGATGGCTGATGGGGTTTCCGTTCATTATCTTGGTTGTAGAGCCGCCGCAGCTGCTGGAGATGTTGACGGCGATCAATCTTGTATGGTGCAGAGTGATAGTAATGTAGCACGATCCGCTATTATACCTGGATGGTCGTCAGATTTGGTCAGTGAGTCTTCATTGCCAAGCTCTCAAG ATGAAAAACTTGATGAAATCAAGGATGCCGAAATGATGCTCTGTCGTGTAGCTTCGCGGAGGGATATGGCTACACAAATGAGCCCGGACAACAGTAGCAGCCACTCATCTACTAGAGCGAGGTCTTCATTCGGCCACTCACCTCCCCCTATCCTTCCTCTTCCTGCTGTGGACAACAATGATCATCCTTCTAAACTGGACGTCAGGGAAGTGCAGATAGACAAACGAGCCACTGTTACTAACCGGTCAAAAAGGCATGGGTCGAGAAGAATCAAGAAAGGCGAGCGGGATTTTGAAGGCTTCTACCGAAACAGCGCTCCAACTTCTGCTTTATCTCTGGATATCTCAGAGGCAGCTACAAGCATTTCAAA GTTGCAAAGAGAGGAAGCAAAGATCAGTGCTTGGGAGAATCTGCAGAGGGCAAAAGCTGAGGCAGCCATACGTAAACTAGAG ATGAAATTAGAAAAGAAGAGATCAGCTTCAATGGATAAGATCTTGAGGAAGCTGAGAACGGCTCAGGTGAAAGCTCAAGAAATGAGGAGTTCCATATCAGGCAAAGAAGATGAACAGATTCCGAAGACTTCACCGAAGTTTACATTCTTCCATATCCGCATGAGTTTTCTCAGCAGTTGCTTCACCTGCCATGGTTTCTAG
- the LOC108479529 gene encoding heterogeneous nuclear ribonucleoprotein 1 isoform X4, with amino-acid sequence MSNYGDLEDCIVMKERSTGRSRGFGYVTFASANDAKCVLSGEHILGERFLEVKIATPKEEMKSPVKKVTRIFVARIPLSVDESTFQRHFEEYGEITDLYMPKDQVSKAHRGFGFITFASAGSVENLMADTHELGGATVVVDRATPKEDDFKPINRMSQGGYGAYNAYISAATRYAAVGAPTLYDHPGPVYGRGESSRGMGKKIFVGRLPQEANVDDLRHYFGRFGRILDVYVPKDPKRSGHRGFGFVTFAEDGVADRVSHRSHEICGQQVAIDSATPVDDVGPSFMMNPVGPFRGFGGPMRSYGRMYGGLHFDDKWSYAMGGARPSRADWRYRPY; translated from the exons ATGAGTAATTATGGTGATTTGGAGGATTGCATTGTCATGAAG GAGCGATCCACAGGCCGATCTCGTGGCTTTGGTTATGTAACATTTGCATCGGCTAATGATGCTAAG TGTGTGCTATCAGGAGAGCATATTCTTGGGGAGAGATTTCTGGAAGTTAAAATAGCTACTCCAAAG GAGGAGATGAAATCACCAGTGAAGAAAGTAACCAGGATATTTGTGGCCAGAATTCCACTATCAGTGGATGAATCAACCTTTCAGAG ACATTTTGAGGAGTATGGTGAGATAACTGATTTATATATGCCAAAG GATCAAGTCTCAAAAGCGCACCGTGGATTTGGCTTTATCACTTTTGCTAGCGCAG GTTCTGTGGAGAATCTGATGGCTGATACACATGAACTAGGAGGTGCTACTGTAGTAGTTGATCGAGCAACACCCAAG GAAGATGAtttcaagcctataaatagaatGTCACAGGGGGGATATGGTGCATATAATGCTTACATTTCTGCTGCAACTAGATATGCTGCAGTTGGTGCTCCTACCTTGTATGACCATCCTGGCCCAGTGTATGGAA GAGGGGAGTCTAGTCGAGGGATGGGCAAAAAGATATTTGTTGGCAGGCTCCCTCAGGAGGCTAATGTTGATGATCTACGCCACTATTTTGGTAGATTTGGTCGTATACTAGACGTTTATGTTCCTAAG GACCCCAAGAGATCTGGCCACAGAGGTTTTGGTTTTGTAACATTTGCTGAAGATGGAGTTGCAGACAGAGTATCTCATAGGTCTCATGAGATTTGTGGACAACAG GTTGCAATAGATTCAGCAACACCTGTTGATGATGTTGGCCCTAGTTTCATGATGAATCCTGTTGGACCATTTAGAGGTTTTGGTGGTCCAATGCGCTCCTATGGTAGGATGTACGGAGGCCTGCATTTTGATGAT AAGTGGAGTTATGCAATGGGGGGTGCAAGGCCGTCGAGAGCAGATTGGCGGTACCGGCCATACTAA
- the LOC108479529 gene encoding uncharacterized protein LOC108479529 isoform X2, whose product MDRKLVVLGIPWEVDTEGLREYMSNYGDLEDCIVMKERSTGRSRGFGYVTFASANDAKCVLSGEHILGERFLEVKIATPKEEMKSPVKKVTRIFVARIPLSVDESTFQRHFEEYGEITDLYMPKDQVSKAHRGFGFITFASAGSVENLMADTHELGGATVVVDRATPKANDFKPINRMSQGGYGAYNAYISAATRYAAVGAPTLYDHPGPVYGRGESSRGMGKKIFVGRLPQEANVDDLRHYFGRFGRILDVYVPKDPKRSGHRGFGFVTFAEDGVADRVSHRSHEICGQQVAIDSATPVDDVGPSFMMNPVGPFRGFGGPMRSYGRMYGGLHFDDKWSYAMGGARPSRADWRYRPY is encoded by the exons ATGGACCGGAAGCTTGTG GTTTTGGGAATCCCGTGGGAAGTGGATACTGAAGGTTTGAGGGAATATATGAGTAATTATGGTGATTTGGAGGATTGCATTGTCATGAAG GAGCGATCCACAGGCCGATCTCGTGGCTTTGGTTATGTAACATTTGCATCGGCTAATGATGCTAAG TGTGTGCTATCAGGAGAGCATATTCTTGGGGAGAGATTTCTGGAAGTTAAAATAGCTACTCCAAAG GAGGAGATGAAATCACCAGTGAAGAAAGTAACCAGGATATTTGTGGCCAGAATTCCACTATCAGTGGATGAATCAACCTTTCAGAG ACATTTTGAGGAGTATGGTGAGATAACTGATTTATATATGCCAAAG GATCAAGTCTCAAAAGCGCACCGTGGATTTGGCTTTATCACTTTTGCTAGCGCAG GTTCTGTGGAGAATCTGATGGCTGATACACATGAACTAGGAGGTGCTACTGTAGTAGTTGATCGAGCAACACCCAAGGCAA ATGAtttcaagcctataaatagaatGTCACAGGGGGGATATGGTGCATATAATGCTTACATTTCTGCTGCAACTAGATATGCTGCAGTTGGTGCTCCTACCTTGTATGACCATCCTGGCCCAGTGTATGGAA GAGGGGAGTCTAGTCGAGGGATGGGCAAAAAGATATTTGTTGGCAGGCTCCCTCAGGAGGCTAATGTTGATGATCTACGCCACTATTTTGGTAGATTTGGTCGTATACTAGACGTTTATGTTCCTAAG GACCCCAAGAGATCTGGCCACAGAGGTTTTGGTTTTGTAACATTTGCTGAAGATGGAGTTGCAGACAGAGTATCTCATAGGTCTCATGAGATTTGTGGACAACAG GTTGCAATAGATTCAGCAACACCTGTTGATGATGTTGGCCCTAGTTTCATGATGAATCCTGTTGGACCATTTAGAGGTTTTGGTGGTCCAATGCGCTCCTATGGTAGGATGTACGGAGGCCTGCATTTTGATGAT AAGTGGAGTTATGCAATGGGGGGTGCAAGGCCGTCGAGAGCAGATTGGCGGTACCGGCCATACTAA
- the LOC108478275 gene encoding protein RALF-like 34, whose amino-acid sequence MASSSLLSKLLLLLFISYIVLWSSKVDAQVEETSLKLMRDALEWPLSVSLYSDLNDNEGEEEVDGEEETGHSRRSLFWTRMRYYISYAALSANRIPCPPRSGRSYYTNNCFKAHGPVHPYSRGCSRITRCRR is encoded by the coding sequence ATGGCTTCTTCTTCACTTCTCAGCAAGCTCCTTTTGCTCCTTTTCATATCTTACATTGTGTTGTGGAGCTCGAAAGTGGATGCCCAAGTTGAAGAGACAAGCTTGAAGCTGATGAGAGATGCTTTGGAATGGCCGCTTTCTGTGTCACTTTACAGTGACTTAAACGACAATGAAGGTGAAGAAGAGGTAGATGGTGAAGAGGAAACTGGGCATAGTCGTAGATCTTTGTTTTGGACGAGAATGAGGTATTACATTTCGTACGCGGCGCTTTCTGCTAATAGAATCCCATGTCCCCCAAGATCAGGAAGGTCTTATTATACCAACAACTGTTTCAAGGCACATGGACCAGTCCACCCTTACTCTAGAGGATGCTCCAGGATTACCCGCTGCAGGAGATGa
- the LOC108479529 gene encoding uncharacterized protein LOC108479529 isoform X1: MDRKLVVLGIPWEVDTEGLREYMSNYGDLEDCIVMKERSTGRSRGFGYVTFASANDAKCVLSGEHILGERFLEVKIATPKEEMKSPVKKVTRIFVARIPLSVDESTFQRHFEEYGEITDLYMPKDQVSKAHRGFGFITFASAGSVENLMADTHELGGATVVVDRATPKEDDFKPINRMSQGGYGAYNAYISAATRYAAVGAPTLYDHPGPVYGRGESSRGMGKKIFVGRLPQEANVDDLRHYFGRFGRILDVYVPKDPKRSGHRGFGFVTFAEDGVADRVSHRSHEICGQQVAIDSATPVDDVGPSFMMNPVGPFRGFGGPMRSYGRMYGGLHFDDKWSYAMGGARPSRADWRYRPY, translated from the exons ATGGACCGGAAGCTTGTG GTTTTGGGAATCCCGTGGGAAGTGGATACTGAAGGTTTGAGGGAATATATGAGTAATTATGGTGATTTGGAGGATTGCATTGTCATGAAG GAGCGATCCACAGGCCGATCTCGTGGCTTTGGTTATGTAACATTTGCATCGGCTAATGATGCTAAG TGTGTGCTATCAGGAGAGCATATTCTTGGGGAGAGATTTCTGGAAGTTAAAATAGCTACTCCAAAG GAGGAGATGAAATCACCAGTGAAGAAAGTAACCAGGATATTTGTGGCCAGAATTCCACTATCAGTGGATGAATCAACCTTTCAGAG ACATTTTGAGGAGTATGGTGAGATAACTGATTTATATATGCCAAAG GATCAAGTCTCAAAAGCGCACCGTGGATTTGGCTTTATCACTTTTGCTAGCGCAG GTTCTGTGGAGAATCTGATGGCTGATACACATGAACTAGGAGGTGCTACTGTAGTAGTTGATCGAGCAACACCCAAG GAAGATGAtttcaagcctataaatagaatGTCACAGGGGGGATATGGTGCATATAATGCTTACATTTCTGCTGCAACTAGATATGCTGCAGTTGGTGCTCCTACCTTGTATGACCATCCTGGCCCAGTGTATGGAA GAGGGGAGTCTAGTCGAGGGATGGGCAAAAAGATATTTGTTGGCAGGCTCCCTCAGGAGGCTAATGTTGATGATCTACGCCACTATTTTGGTAGATTTGGTCGTATACTAGACGTTTATGTTCCTAAG GACCCCAAGAGATCTGGCCACAGAGGTTTTGGTTTTGTAACATTTGCTGAAGATGGAGTTGCAGACAGAGTATCTCATAGGTCTCATGAGATTTGTGGACAACAG GTTGCAATAGATTCAGCAACACCTGTTGATGATGTTGGCCCTAGTTTCATGATGAATCCTGTTGGACCATTTAGAGGTTTTGGTGGTCCAATGCGCTCCTATGGTAGGATGTACGGAGGCCTGCATTTTGATGAT AAGTGGAGTTATGCAATGGGGGGTGCAAGGCCGTCGAGAGCAGATTGGCGGTACCGGCCATACTAA